Proteins co-encoded in one Pseudarthrobacter chlorophenolicus A6 genomic window:
- a CDS encoding LOG family protein, with translation MSHSGKLGPTPRTLEVEDLESFDRLVAAGAVRAHGWHAQSLDLRGRSAALNRLDVEGALFLGCTFDEGMESKLRGRGALIFPRLQGVPFDPYRSALYSPAELYEGLAGAPYEELPDARIYHWSIQPGREHRVESTLASSLHDHAIGDALDEVLRAGPWSGKRMVGVMGGHAAKRGSADYAEAARLGRLLVSGGHAVATGGGPGAMEAANLGAYLGGYDDGGLQAALRLLAAVPGFRPSVSAWARAAAAVVERYPGGTPSLGIPTWFYGHEPPNYFATHIAKYFANSIREAVLLDVCRGGIIFLPGAAGTVQEIFQDACENYYGAREKVTPMVLVGTQYWTSDYPAWPLLRQLAAGRAMEDRIFLVDTVDQAVAVLQDGRAL, from the coding sequence ATGAGCCATTCCGGAAAGCTGGGCCCAACGCCCCGCACCCTCGAAGTCGAGGACCTGGAGAGCTTCGACCGGCTGGTGGCCGCGGGAGCTGTCCGCGCCCACGGGTGGCATGCGCAGTCCCTGGACCTTCGGGGCAGGTCGGCGGCGCTCAACCGGCTGGATGTGGAAGGCGCCCTGTTCCTGGGCTGCACGTTCGACGAAGGGATGGAAAGCAAGCTCCGCGGCAGGGGTGCCCTGATCTTCCCGCGCCTGCAGGGGGTCCCCTTCGATCCCTACCGTTCCGCCCTGTACTCACCCGCCGAACTGTACGAAGGGCTTGCCGGCGCTCCCTACGAGGAACTGCCGGATGCACGGATCTACCACTGGAGCATCCAGCCGGGCCGGGAACACCGGGTGGAATCCACCCTGGCGTCATCCCTGCACGACCATGCCATCGGCGATGCGCTGGACGAGGTACTCCGGGCCGGCCCCTGGTCCGGGAAACGCATGGTGGGCGTCATGGGAGGGCACGCGGCGAAACGGGGGAGCGCGGACTACGCTGAGGCCGCGCGGCTGGGGCGGCTGCTGGTCAGCGGCGGACATGCGGTGGCCACCGGCGGCGGGCCGGGCGCCATGGAAGCCGCCAACCTGGGCGCCTACCTTGGCGGGTACGACGACGGCGGGCTGCAGGCCGCGCTCCGCCTCTTGGCTGCCGTCCCCGGCTTCCGCCCTTCCGTGTCCGCGTGGGCACGCGCCGCGGCAGCCGTCGTCGAACGCTATCCCGGCGGGACACCCTCGCTGGGCATTCCCACCTGGTTCTACGGGCATGAGCCGCCCAACTACTTTGCCACGCACATCGCCAAATACTTCGCCAACTCCATCCGCGAGGCTGTCCTTCTGGATGTCTGCCGGGGCGGCATCATCTTCCTCCCCGGCGCCGCCGGAACCGTCCAGGAAATCTTCCAGGACGCCTGCGAGAACTACTACGGCGCGCGGGAAAAGGTAACGCCCATGGTCCTGGTGGGCACGCAGTACTGGACCAGCGACTACCCCGCCTGGCCGCTGCTCCGGCAGCTTGCGGCGGGCCGCGCCATGGAGGACCGGATTTTCCTGGTGGATACCGTGGACCAGGCAGTGGCCGTGCTGCAGGACGGACGGGCGCTGTGA
- a CDS encoding matrixin family metalloprotease, with the protein MEEFPPRHAGNRPQRKHGPAYRAVLAVALCTAAVLGGALALGDPRISQLFSAGEGHGEGPGLSQEKPEEGREDPLSGSAGEPSAASTDAPPPGYEEESAPLAEPEVPAVGSDSYGFLAVNGDGTPVGYSPCRPLHYVVNDQLAPAGSDRLVPDAISTISAATGITFVYDGTTGEQPSPQRAAYQPAAYGERWAPLLIAWTTPEASPELAGKVIGTGGSTHFSFDGGPKTFVTGSLDLDAPQITEELRRPDGRLYAAAVILHELGHVMGLDHVADPAQLMYPEIGGSVGASGSLADGDLNGLYELSKAQCRKDL; encoded by the coding sequence GTGGAGGAATTCCCGCCCCGGCACGCCGGGAACCGCCCCCAACGCAAGCACGGCCCGGCTTACCGGGCCGTGCTTGCTGTCGCGCTCTGCACCGCGGCGGTACTGGGAGGCGCCCTGGCCCTGGGCGACCCGCGGATCAGTCAGCTGTTCTCCGCAGGTGAGGGTCACGGCGAGGGCCCCGGGCTCTCTCAGGAGAAACCCGAGGAAGGCCGGGAGGATCCCCTCTCCGGATCCGCCGGCGAACCGTCAGCGGCCAGCACGGACGCGCCCCCGCCGGGATACGAGGAGGAATCCGCTCCGCTCGCCGAGCCGGAAGTTCCGGCGGTGGGCAGCGACTCCTACGGCTTCCTGGCGGTCAACGGCGACGGCACCCCGGTGGGCTACTCGCCCTGCCGCCCCCTCCACTACGTGGTGAATGACCAGCTCGCCCCTGCCGGTTCGGACCGGCTCGTCCCGGATGCGATCAGCACCATTTCGGCCGCCACCGGCATCACCTTCGTCTATGACGGCACCACCGGCGAACAGCCTTCACCGCAGCGCGCCGCGTACCAGCCAGCAGCATATGGCGAGCGCTGGGCGCCGCTGCTGATCGCCTGGACCACGCCGGAAGCTTCCCCGGAACTCGCAGGCAAGGTGATCGGCACGGGCGGAAGCACCCACTTCAGTTTCGACGGCGGTCCCAAGACGTTTGTCACCGGCAGCCTGGACCTGGATGCCCCGCAGATCACCGAAGAGCTGCGCCGGCCGGACGGGAGGCTGTACGCCGCTGCGGTCATCCTGCACGAGCTGGGCCATGTGATGGGGCTGGACCATGTGGCGGATCCCGCCCAGCTGATGTACCCGGAAATCGGCGGTTCCGTTGGCGCCTCCGGGAGCCTCGCGGACGGGGACCTCAACGGCCTGTATGAGCTCAGCAAGGCCCAGTGCCGGAAGGACCTCTAG
- a CDS encoding VIT1/CCC1 transporter family protein, giving the protein MSQHAQSTPNHSAPHHSSPHPSSPEPAPRTGQTGHHPAPSSADLKRWRQYLADERAEAAVYRDLAQNREGEEREILLALAEAEGRHEAHWLGLLGDHAGKPRPASARSRMLGFLARHFGSVFVLALAQRAEGRSPYAKDPNATDAMAADEQIHEEVVRGLATRGRNRLAGTFRAAVFGANDGLVSNLSLVMGMAASGVASSVVLLSGIAGLLAGAMSMGAGEFISVRSQRELLAATRPTQVTLAAAPKLDLEHNELLLVYLARGMSHEAAEHRVAERTGLLSCDCDPSLSLQPELPEEEDQHEAVGTAWGAALSSFCFFASGAIIPILPFLFGLTGVSALVVAGALVGVALLATGGIVGLLSGTSPLTRGLRQLGIGLGAAAVTYLLGLVFGTVVG; this is encoded by the coding sequence GTGTCGCAGCACGCCCAGTCCACGCCGAACCATTCAGCGCCGCACCATTCCAGCCCGCACCCATCCAGCCCGGAGCCCGCCCCGCGAACCGGCCAGACGGGCCATCATCCCGCACCGTCATCCGCGGACCTCAAGCGGTGGCGCCAGTACCTTGCTGACGAACGGGCCGAAGCCGCCGTTTACCGCGACCTGGCCCAAAACCGTGAGGGCGAGGAGCGCGAAATCCTCCTGGCCCTTGCCGAAGCCGAAGGCCGCCATGAGGCCCACTGGCTGGGATTGCTCGGCGACCACGCCGGGAAACCGCGCCCCGCCTCGGCCCGCAGCCGGATGCTCGGATTCCTGGCCCGCCACTTCGGATCCGTCTTCGTGCTCGCGCTGGCGCAGCGCGCCGAAGGACGGTCGCCCTATGCCAAGGATCCCAACGCCACGGACGCCATGGCCGCGGATGAACAGATCCATGAGGAAGTGGTCCGCGGGCTGGCAACACGGGGCCGCAACCGCCTGGCCGGCACTTTCCGCGCCGCGGTGTTCGGCGCCAACGACGGCCTGGTCAGCAACCTGTCACTCGTAATGGGCATGGCGGCCTCCGGCGTCGCCAGCAGCGTGGTGCTGCTCAGCGGCATCGCGGGCCTCCTGGCCGGCGCCATGTCCATGGGCGCCGGTGAGTTCATCTCCGTCAGGTCCCAGCGTGAACTGCTGGCCGCCACCCGGCCCACGCAGGTCACGCTGGCCGCGGCACCCAAGCTGGACCTGGAGCACAACGAGCTCCTGCTGGTGTACCTGGCCCGGGGCATGTCCCACGAAGCAGCCGAACACCGGGTGGCCGAACGCACGGGCCTGCTCTCCTGCGACTGCGACCCCAGCCTGTCCCTCCAGCCCGAGCTGCCGGAGGAGGAGGACCAGCACGAGGCCGTGGGCACCGCCTGGGGAGCCGCATTGTCCAGCTTCTGCTTCTTCGCCTCCGGCGCCATCATCCCCATCCTGCCGTTCCTGTTCGGCCTGACCGGGGTCTCAGCCCTGGTGGTTGCCGGCGCCCTGGTGGGCGTCGCATTGCTGGCAACCGGCGGCATCGTCGGCCTGCTGTCCGGCACGTCACCCCTCACCCGGGGACTGCGCCAGCTGGGCATCGGCCTGGGCGCGGCCGCCGTCACTTATCTGCTGGGGCTCGTCTTCGGCACCGTCGTCGGCTAG
- a CDS encoding sodium:solute symporter, whose translation MDASVINIAIVVVYLVAMLAFGWWGKSRTRNNSDFLVAGRRLGPFLYTGTMAAVVLGGASTVGGVGLGYKFGISGMWLVVAIGAGVLLLSLAFAGTIQKLKIYTVSQMLSLRYGSQATRTSGIIMLAYTLMLCATSTGAYATIFVVLFGWDRAVAIAVGGAIVLVYSTIGGMWSITLADQVQFVIKTVGIFFLMLPFTLNAAGGLDGIRSRVEESFFQIDGIGVETIITYFVVYTLGLLIGQDIWQRVFTAKTPRVARWGGATAGIYCILYGAAGALIGLGARVALPSIDVATEGKDVVYAEVAQNLLPIGIGGLVLAAAVAAMMSTASGALIAAATVARADVLPFVAGWFGKTINTDDSDNPEHDVKANRLWVLGLGIVAILIAIVTKDVVAALTIAYDILVGGLLVAILGGLIWKRGTGIAAAASMAVGSVVTLGTMIVLEINAEEPLAGVFANEPIYYGLISSAAVFIAVSLFTRPTAPHVMRNWQRRVAGQDSQEESAERIAAN comes from the coding sequence ATGGATGCAAGTGTCATCAACATCGCCATCGTGGTGGTGTACCTCGTCGCAATGCTGGCGTTCGGCTGGTGGGGCAAGTCCCGCACCCGCAACAACAGCGACTTCTTGGTGGCCGGCCGCCGCCTGGGCCCCTTCCTCTACACCGGCACCATGGCCGCCGTCGTCCTGGGCGGCGCCTCCACGGTGGGCGGCGTTGGCCTGGGCTACAAGTTCGGCATCTCCGGCATGTGGCTGGTGGTCGCCATCGGCGCCGGTGTCCTGCTCCTCAGCCTCGCCTTCGCAGGCACCATCCAGAAGCTGAAGATCTACACCGTCTCCCAGATGCTGTCCCTGCGCTATGGCAGCCAGGCCACCCGCACCTCCGGCATCATCATGCTCGCCTACACTCTGATGCTGTGCGCCACGTCCACCGGCGCCTACGCCACCATCTTCGTGGTGCTTTTCGGTTGGGACCGGGCAGTGGCCATAGCTGTGGGCGGCGCGATCGTCCTGGTGTACTCCACCATCGGCGGCATGTGGTCCATCACCCTGGCGGACCAGGTCCAGTTCGTGATCAAGACCGTGGGCATCTTCTTCCTCATGCTGCCCTTTACGCTGAACGCCGCGGGCGGCCTGGACGGCATCCGCAGCCGCGTGGAAGAAAGCTTCTTCCAGATCGACGGCATCGGCGTCGAAACCATCATCACCTACTTCGTGGTCTACACCCTGGGCCTGCTGATCGGCCAGGACATCTGGCAGCGCGTGTTCACCGCAAAGACTCCGCGGGTAGCCCGCTGGGGCGGCGCCACCGCCGGCATCTACTGCATCCTTTACGGCGCTGCCGGCGCCCTCATCGGCCTCGGTGCACGCGTGGCCCTGCCCAGCATCGACGTCGCCACCGAAGGCAAGGACGTTGTCTACGCCGAGGTGGCCCAGAACCTGCTCCCCATCGGCATCGGCGGCCTGGTCCTGGCGGCAGCTGTTGCGGCCATGATGTCCACCGCGTCCGGCGCCCTCATCGCTGCTGCCACCGTGGCCCGCGCCGACGTTCTGCCGTTCGTTGCCGGCTGGTTCGGCAAAACCATCAACACTGACGATTCGGACAACCCCGAGCACGACGTCAAGGCCAACCGCCTGTGGGTCCTGGGCCTGGGCATCGTGGCCATCCTGATCGCCATCGTCACCAAGGACGTGGTGGCTGCACTCACCATCGCCTACGACATCCTGGTGGGCGGCCTCCTCGTGGCCATCCTCGGCGGGCTCATCTGGAAGCGCGGCACCGGCATTGCGGCAGCAGCCTCCATGGCAGTCGGGTCCGTGGTGACTCTGGGCACCATGATCGTCCTGGAGATCAACGCTGAAGAACCGCTGGCAGGCGTGTTCGCCAACGAGCCGATCTACTACGGCCTGATCAGCTCCGCGGCGGTGTTCATCGCTGTCTCGCTGTTCACCCGCCCCACCGCGCCGCACGTCATGCGCAACTGGCAGCGGCGCGTGGCAGGGCAGGACTCCCAGGAAGAGTCCGCCGAGCGGATCGCCGCCAACTGA
- a CDS encoding helix-turn-helix domain-containing protein gives MKALPVEPSNVPVAIGSRIRAARQSQRLTIEQVADATGLTKGFLSRVERDLTSPSVASLVTLCQVLSISIGDLFVAPETHLTKRNEGPRISLGGQGIVERLLTARSERRIQIIQAVIEPHGRGESELYAVDCDVDVLHVTKGSIRLILTNEEYDLNAGDTVTFPGREPHTWINPTDKPVEVLWVLVPAASR, from the coding sequence ATGAAGGCACTGCCAGTTGAGCCCAGCAATGTACCGGTTGCCATCGGCTCCCGGATTCGCGCGGCGCGGCAGTCCCAGCGGCTCACCATCGAGCAGGTGGCGGACGCCACCGGGCTGACCAAGGGCTTCCTGAGCAGGGTGGAGCGTGACCTCACCTCGCCCTCTGTTGCTTCGCTGGTGACGCTGTGCCAGGTCCTGTCCATTTCCATCGGTGACCTCTTTGTGGCGCCGGAGACCCATCTGACCAAGCGCAATGAAGGACCGCGGATCTCCCTCGGCGGGCAGGGGATTGTGGAACGCCTGCTGACGGCACGGTCCGAGCGGCGCATCCAGATCATCCAGGCGGTCATCGAGCCGCACGGCCGTGGCGAGTCCGAGCTCTACGCCGTGGACTGCGACGTCGACGTCCTGCACGTCACCAAGGGCAGCATCAGGCTGATCCTCACCAACGAGGAATACGACCTCAATGCGGGGGATACCGTCACCTTCCCCGGCCGTGAACCGCACACCTGGATCAACCCCACAGACAAGCCGGTGGAAGTGCTCTGGGTCCTGGTGCCCGCCGCCAGCCGGTAG
- a CDS encoding endonuclease domain-containing protein gives MDILEHLRQSGGVTRSGQLLGAGFTPRDLQRLAGPGASQPRRGVFVLPDCDKAFLAAILHNGRLSCASAAGLNGLWLRSPPEQPHLACRHGHGNGFIRHRTVRFPGHPSLPVAAVEDVALHALGCLAPPASTAIATSAIRLHGVPRELLASRLQADRSGPARRILRELDLRAESIVEVDAQHLFRTHGITYDAQVFLPGIGRVDFLLGGFLIVEIDGFAFHSKREDMLRDRTRNNLSAVHGYAVLRYMPEHIWFNPGQVVEEIRSVLAGQRFRRR, from the coding sequence ATGGACATCCTCGAACACCTTCGACAGTCAGGCGGCGTAACCCGCTCAGGTCAACTCCTTGGGGCGGGCTTCACGCCACGGGACCTCCAACGGCTCGCGGGGCCGGGCGCCAGCCAACCCCGGCGCGGCGTTTTCGTCCTGCCCGATTGCGATAAAGCATTCCTTGCCGCGATCCTGCATAACGGCAGGCTGAGCTGCGCCAGCGCCGCCGGCCTCAACGGACTCTGGCTCCGTTCACCGCCCGAGCAGCCGCATCTGGCCTGCCGCCACGGTCACGGCAACGGCTTCATCCGGCACCGCACCGTGAGGTTCCCGGGACACCCTTCGCTGCCCGTGGCCGCCGTGGAGGATGTGGCGCTGCACGCTTTGGGCTGCCTGGCGCCGCCGGCCTCAACGGCAATCGCGACGTCGGCCATCAGGTTGCATGGCGTCCCGCGCGAACTGCTGGCCTCCCGGCTCCAGGCCGACCGCTCCGGCCCCGCACGCAGAATCTTGAGAGAACTCGATCTCCGCGCAGAGTCGATTGTGGAAGTTGATGCCCAACACTTGTTCCGGACACACGGAATCACCTACGACGCCCAGGTCTTCCTGCCCGGGATAGGCCGGGTGGATTTCCTGCTGGGCGGATTCCTGATCGTGGAGATTGACGGGTTCGCTTTCCACTCGAAACGGGAGGACATGCTCCGGGACAGGACCCGCAACAACCTGTCCGCCGTCCACGGTTATGCCGTCCTTCGCTACATGCCCGAACACATCTGGTTCAACCCGGGTCAGGTCGTGGAAGAAATCAGGTCAGTCCTGGCCGGACAGCGGTTCCGGCGCAGGTAG
- the speB gene encoding agmatinase, producing MEELRIEANGNLGPIDSSRIPRYAGAATFARLPRLDQVAKADVTVVGVPFDSGVSYRPGARFGANHVREASRLLRPYNPAWDVSPFENIQVADAGDMAVNPFNINEAIETIQQNALDLTSGGSKLVTLGGDHTIALPLLRAAAERAGGPIAMLHFDAHLDTWDTYFGAEYTHGTPFRRAVEEGILDTEAISHIGTRGPLYGKKDLDDDHRFGFGIVTSADVYYQGVLETVAKVRDRIGNRPLYISVDIDVLDPAHAPGTGTPEAGGITSRELLEIIRGFRGMNLVGADVVEVAPAYDHAEITGVAGSHVAYELVTLMADSAVPGDRFGAPTGYAAQALGQEVRRPAGFAAAGKE from the coding sequence ATGGAAGAGCTGCGCATCGAAGCCAACGGCAACCTTGGACCCATCGACTCATCCCGGATTCCGCGTTACGCCGGAGCGGCCACGTTTGCGCGCCTTCCGCGGCTGGACCAGGTGGCCAAGGCAGACGTCACGGTGGTGGGCGTGCCCTTCGACTCAGGCGTCTCCTACCGGCCGGGTGCCAGGTTCGGGGCCAACCATGTCCGGGAAGCCAGCCGCCTGCTCCGCCCGTACAACCCGGCCTGGGACGTCAGCCCGTTCGAAAACATCCAGGTGGCCGACGCCGGGGACATGGCCGTCAACCCCTTCAATATCAATGAGGCCATCGAAACCATCCAGCAGAACGCCCTTGACCTCACCTCCGGCGGCAGCAAGCTGGTGACGCTCGGCGGCGACCACACCATCGCGCTGCCACTGCTTCGCGCCGCCGCCGAACGCGCCGGCGGCCCGATCGCCATGCTGCACTTCGACGCGCACCTGGACACCTGGGACACCTACTTCGGCGCTGAATACACCCACGGAACTCCGTTCCGCCGTGCCGTCGAGGAAGGCATCCTCGACACCGAGGCCATCAGCCACATCGGCACCCGCGGCCCGCTGTACGGTAAGAAGGACCTCGACGACGACCACCGCTTCGGTTTCGGCATCGTCACCTCGGCGGATGTCTACTACCAGGGCGTCCTGGAGACCGTGGCCAAGGTCCGTGACCGGATCGGCAACCGCCCCCTCTACATCTCGGTAGACATCGACGTCCTCGACCCGGCGCACGCACCCGGCACCGGAACCCCGGAAGCAGGCGGCATCACCAGCCGCGAACTCCTGGAAATCATCAGGGGCTTCCGCGGCATGAACCTGGTAGGCGCCGACGTCGTGGAGGTTGCCCCGGCCTACGACCACGCAGAAATCACCGGCGTCGCCGGAAGCCATGTGGCCTATGAGCTGGTGACGCTGATGGCGGACAGCGCCGTCCCGGGCGACCGCTTCGGTGCCCCGACCGGCTACGCCGCCCAGGCCCTCGGGCAGGAAGTCCGCCGGCCGGCAGGGTTCGCAGCAGCGGGCAAGGAGTAG
- a CDS encoding thiamine pyrophosphate-binding protein — protein MIDFDPGTAAPTKGTGARNGGDLVVETLEALGAKTVFGIPGQHALGLFDAMGRGNLQFVSSRVENNSAFAADGYSRATGEVGVLFLSTGPGALTSLAGLQEAYATGVPMVVVASQIPLEGLGARRKGMLHQLDDQKASAANVTKSQRLIQHASGIPSAIQDAWTEAISSPQGPVWIEIPQNVLLDPIMVPPVEDALAEAADNPPRVELVREAVKWLQEARRPAIIAGGGTRRGEAEKSLLSIAEKLRAPVICTPGGNGAFPWNHELSLQSWIEDRYMTDVLEDADVLVVIGSSLGEVTSNYFTFEPRGRIIQIDAEPRVLESNRPGLGIRADAGQALAALDEALAPADVAADWHGSTPEELVKESLAKVRARLESQDLAKELAFMADIREAVPADMQTFWDMTIASYWGWSCWDSREGQFHSAQGAGGLGYGFPAAIGAAVGLETLGKPGRVLAVSGDGSSMYSISELATAKQHNVPVTWLIVDDGGYGILREYMVGAFGKATATELARPDFVKLAEAFGVPAVKVAPGDVGDALKAGFAADGPNVVVVETLLKMFGPTHLGD, from the coding sequence ATGATCGATTTCGATCCAGGGACTGCAGCCCCGACCAAGGGGACCGGTGCCCGCAACGGCGGGGACCTCGTCGTCGAGACCCTCGAGGCCCTGGGCGCGAAGACGGTCTTCGGCATTCCCGGCCAGCACGCGCTGGGCCTCTTCGACGCGATGGGCCGCGGCAACCTGCAGTTTGTCTCATCGCGGGTGGAAAACAACTCCGCGTTCGCCGCGGACGGGTATTCGCGTGCCACCGGTGAGGTGGGCGTCCTGTTCCTGTCGACCGGCCCCGGCGCTCTGACCTCGCTGGCCGGGCTGCAGGAGGCCTACGCCACCGGCGTGCCCATGGTGGTGGTGGCCAGCCAGATCCCGTTGGAGGGACTGGGGGCACGTCGCAAGGGCATGCTCCACCAGCTCGATGACCAGAAGGCATCCGCTGCCAACGTCACCAAGAGCCAGCGGCTGATCCAGCACGCCTCCGGCATCCCGTCGGCCATCCAGGATGCCTGGACCGAGGCGATTTCCTCGCCCCAGGGGCCGGTGTGGATCGAGATCCCGCAGAACGTCCTGCTGGATCCCATCATGGTTCCGCCGGTGGAGGACGCGCTGGCCGAGGCCGCGGACAACCCGCCGCGCGTCGAACTGGTCCGCGAAGCCGTGAAGTGGCTGCAGGAGGCCAGGCGCCCGGCGATCATTGCCGGCGGCGGCACCCGCCGCGGCGAGGCGGAGAAATCGCTGCTGTCCATTGCCGAGAAACTCCGTGCGCCGGTGATCTGCACCCCGGGCGGTAACGGCGCGTTCCCCTGGAACCACGAGCTGTCGTTGCAGTCATGGATTGAGGACCGGTACATGACCGACGTCCTCGAGGACGCGGACGTCCTGGTGGTCATCGGCTCATCCCTGGGTGAAGTTACATCCAATTACTTCACGTTCGAACCCCGCGGCCGAATCATCCAGATCGACGCCGAACCCCGCGTGCTGGAATCCAACCGGCCGGGCCTGGGCATCCGAGCCGACGCGGGCCAGGCACTGGCAGCCCTGGACGAAGCGCTGGCGCCCGCGGACGTCGCGGCTGACTGGCACGGTTCCACTCCTGAAGAACTGGTCAAGGAGTCCCTCGCAAAGGTAAGAGCCAGGCTGGAGTCCCAGGACCTCGCCAAGGAACTGGCGTTCATGGCCGACATCCGCGAAGCGGTTCCGGCGGACATGCAGACTTTTTGGGACATGACCATCGCCTCCTATTGGGGCTGGTCCTGCTGGGACTCCCGCGAGGGGCAGTTCCACTCAGCCCAGGGCGCCGGCGGCCTGGGCTACGGCTTCCCGGCTGCCATCGGGGCTGCGGTTGGCCTGGAAACCTTAGGAAAGCCCGGCCGGGTGCTGGCGGTGTCCGGCGACGGTTCCTCCATGTACTCCATTTCTGAGCTGGCCACGGCCAAGCAGCACAACGTCCCGGTCACCTGGCTGATCGTGGATGACGGCGGCTACGGCATCCTGCGCGAATACATGGTGGGCGCGTTCGGCAAAGCCACTGCCACCGAGCTCGCCCGCCCGGACTTCGTCAAGCTCGCCGAAGCGTTCGGCGTACCCGCCGTCAAAGTGGCCCCCGGGGATGTGGGGGACGCGCTTAAGGCAGGCTTCGCCGCCGACGGTCCCAACGTCGTCGTGGTTGAAACGCTCCTGAAAATGTTCGGACCCACACACCTGGGCGACTAG
- a CDS encoding MarR family winged helix-turn-helix transcriptional regulator yields MSVAPATAADLVGHIFDLQRALRCVTMINVKGQGTGIALQGVLKFIGEGETRAAHLAERLGVSPPVLSRHIAELADAGLVVRTPDPDDGRAQLLALSPRGKEKLAELIRHRAETLQGYLSDWNEDDAIATAAMLNKLTASLKNSIRARAAGTTTEHQTMQESLNG; encoded by the coding sequence ATGTCTGTCGCACCGGCCACCGCCGCCGATCTCGTCGGCCATATCTTTGACCTCCAGCGCGCACTGCGCTGCGTCACCATGATCAATGTCAAGGGCCAGGGCACCGGCATCGCCCTCCAGGGCGTGCTCAAGTTCATCGGCGAAGGGGAAACCCGCGCGGCGCACCTGGCTGAACGCCTGGGCGTCAGCCCGCCGGTGCTCAGCCGGCATATCGCGGAGCTTGCCGACGCCGGCCTGGTGGTCAGGACTCCGGATCCGGACGATGGCAGGGCCCAGCTGCTGGCCCTCTCACCGCGGGGCAAGGAGAAACTTGCGGAGCTCATCCGGCACCGGGCCGAGACACTGCAGGGCTACCTCTCCGACTGGAACGAAGACGATGCCATCGCCACAGCCGCGATGCTCAACAAACTGACAGCCTCACTGAAGAATTCCATCCGGGCAAGGGCGGCCGGAACCACCACCGAACACCAGACCATGCAGGAGTCCCTCAATGGCTAA